ATCTGTGCTTCGACGAATGGAATGTCTGGTACAAGAACCGCGAGACCGACGGGGAGGGCAAATTCGCGCCGCACCTGGTGGAAGAGGTATACAATCTCGAAGACGCCCTCGTCGTCGCCGGGTTCCTGAACAGCTTCGTCCGCCACGCCGATTCGGTCCGCATCGCGAACATCGCCCAGATCGTCAACGTCATCGCCCCGCTGATCACCCGCGGCGACGAGTTGCTCGTACAGTCCATATACCATCCCTTCACGATGTACGCGGGGCGGCGCGAAGGCATGGCGCTCCGGACCTTCGTGGACGGTACGGGGTACAGGAGCGAAAGCTATGGCCGGGCGAACCACGTGGACGCCGCCATGATCCAGGACGACCGAAAACTGCACGTCTTCGCCGCGAACCGAAGCACGGATGCGTCCGTACCGCTGCGCATCGTCCTCGAAGACCGGCCGATCGAGTCCCTGGTCGGCGCCGAGATCCTCACCGGAGGCGGAGATCCGAAGGCCGCCAATTCGTTCGAGCAGCCCGACCGGGTCGGCAAACAGCCCTTTGAGGAGATCAAGGTCGCCGGAGGCAGGGTACAGTGCTTCCTTCCCCCGCTCTCCTTCGCGGCGATGACCTTCGAACTCGAGGAATGGTAGGCCGCGGCGTAGCCTGTCTTCGACGTCCGGCGTCAAGTCCCGGCTGACTGCCGCAACGAAGTCGCATCCTTTCATGTCAGAAAACCCAGCATCCCGGAAACTATCCCGCCGCAACGCCCTGAAAATAGGCGGCGGCGCCCTGCTCGGCGCGGCCGTGTTCGGCTGCGGCGGCTCCGACGACCGGACGGTCCTGCGTTTCATGACGGCCCAGACGAGGGAGAAGCACCGGTCCCTCGAGCCGCTCATCGCCGAGTTCATGGAGCTTCATCCCGGGATCCGGATCGAACACGTCAAGGTGCCCTGGGACCAGGCCCATTCGAAATACCTCACCGCCATCCTGGGCGGCGCGCCGCCCGACGTCATGACCATCCCCAGCTGGTGGGTGACCGAGTTCCGGGCCATGGGCGCCCTCGAGGACCTCGGACCGTGGGTGCGGGACTGGCCTCATCTGCAGGGCTACACCGAACAGGTGAAAAGGCTGACCCGGGCGACCATGGCCTTCGACGGCGGCCAGGTATTCGGCCTCCCCACGGAAGTGGCCGTCCGTTCCATGTTCTACCGCACAGAATGGCTCGACGAACACGGCCTGGCCCCGGCGGAAACACGGGAGGAATGGCGCGCACTGCTCGAGCAGATCACGGATCCGGCCCGTCAGCGCTACGGGTACGCACTCCGTGGCGCACGGGGCGGATTCTGGTCGTGGTGGCCCATCGCCCAGGAGTTCGCGGGGTCAAACGCATGGTTCGACGCGGACCATCGGTGCGTCATCAACGGCCCGGACCACGTGGCGGGGCTGTCCTACTGGAACGACCTCTACCAGGACGGCCTCGCGCCGCCCGATTCGCTGAACTGGGGCTTCAACGAACTGGTGCAGGGATTCTGGTCGGGGCTCTGCGGCACGATGGAGCAGGACCCGGAGGTGGTCCGGACCTGCCTGGAGCACGGCCTGGACGAAGATACCCTCGCCATCACGGTCATGCCCGCCGGCCCAAGGGCCCGCGTGGCCCTGTCCGACGGGGGGTATACGTCCATGTCTTCGGCTTCCCGGCACAAGGACGAAGCCTGGACCTTTCTCAGTTGGCTGATGGCGCCCGAACAGCGGCTTCGGTACTGCAGGGACGTCAACATGATCCCGCCCTTCGCCGAGGCCATGAAGGATCCTGCCTTCGGCCAGGGCCTCTACCGGTCCTTCGTGGAAATGGTGAGCGATCCGGCCATCATGCAGAACTGGTATCCCAACTACCTGCCGGAGATGGGAGAGTTTCTCGAGGTGCGGGTAACCGAGGAGCACCAGAAAATGCTGCTGAAGAGGCAATCGCCGCAGGAGGCCCTCGATCGGCTGGCCGATTTCCTGACCCGGGCGCAGAAGAAATACGTGGATCGGCACGGCCCGGATACGCCCCGTCCGCCGGTCTAGCCCGGCGATTCAACATGCCCCGTCCGCCGGCCTGACGCGGTGATTCAACACGCCCCGTCCTCCGGCCTGGCGCGGCAGCAGACTATGCCGTACGACGGCGCGGTGGACCGTGCAGGCGGCCGCTTCGCTGTTACGAAACCCACACGATGCCTCATCACGTCAGACCCCTCAGGAAAGTCAGTCGACTCACCCGCCGCGATATGCTCAGGCTCGGCGGTACGGCCGTCGCGGGCGCGGCCGTGCTGGGCTGCGGCGGCGGGGATGACCGCCCGACCGTCACGGTTTTCAGCCCGATGGGCGAGGTGAAGAACCGCGCCCTCACCCGGCGGGTCGACCGCTTCATGGCCTTGCGGGACGACCTGCGTGTGGAAGTGATGCCCGTACCGTGGGACCAGGGGCACACCAAGTTGCTGACCATGATCGCCGGCGGCAGTCCTCCCGACGTAATCGCGGCGACCGGGCAGTGGATGGCCGAGTTCAGGGCCATGGGCGCCATTGAGGACCTGACCCCCTGGTACGCGTCGTGGCCCCATCGCGACGCCTTCACGCGGACGGGTCTACTCCGGTGCGAAAGCAGCACGGCCATCGAGGACGGCCGGGTTTACGGGCTGCCCCTGGAACTGACGACGCGGGCCATGTTCTACCGGAGGAGGTGGCTGGAGGAGCGGGGGCTGGAACCCGCGGAGACCCGGGTCGGGTGGCGCGCGCTGCTGGAGCGGATTACCGACCGGGACCGGGGCCGCTACGGCTACGCCCTGCGCGGAGCCCGCGGGGGCTTCTGGACCTGGTGGCCCATGCTGGAGGAGTTCTCCGGCACGAACGAATGGTTCGACGCGGACCACAACTGCATCATAAGCAGCCCGGCCCACGTGGAAGGACTGGCCTTCTGGAACGACATCTATCGTGACGGGCTGGCGCCGGCGGACTCGGTGAACTGGGGATACAACGAACTGGTGCAGGGGTTCTGGTCCGGCATCTGCGGGTGCATCGAGCAGGACCCGGAAGTGGTGCGCACCTGCCTGGATCACGGCATGGACGAATCGACCCTGGTCACGGCCCCCATGCCCGCCGGCCCCCGGGCCCACGTGGCGTCCAACGACATCTGGATCCTTTCGATCTCGAGCGGCGCGAAGAATCCGGACGGGGCGCTGGCTTTTTATGAATGGATGATGTCGCCGGAACAGCTCATCGCCTACAGCAAGGAGGCGAGCGTGCTGCCGACGGTGAAGCAGGGCATGGACGACCCCTGGTTCGGCCGGGGATTCCTGCGGCCCTTCATGGACATGGCCACCGATACGAAGCTCCTGCAGAACTGGTACCCGAGCTACCTGCCCGAAATGGGCGAATTCATCGAGGTGCTGGTCACCGAAGAACAGCAGAAGATGCTCCTCGGCAGGCAGTCGCCACGGGAAACGCTGGACCGGCTGG
This portion of the Gemmatimonadota bacterium genome encodes:
- a CDS encoding sugar ABC transporter substrate-binding protein produces the protein MPHHVRPLRKVSRLTRRDMLRLGGTAVAGAAVLGCGGGDDRPTVTVFSPMGEVKNRALTRRVDRFMALRDDLRVEVMPVPWDQGHTKLLTMIAGGSPPDVIAATGQWMAEFRAMGAIEDLTPWYASWPHRDAFTRTGLLRCESSTAIEDGRVYGLPLELTTRAMFYRRRWLEERGLEPAETRVGWRALLERITDRDRGRYGYALRGARGGFWTWWPMLEEFSGTNEWFDADHNCIISSPAHVEGLAFWNDIYRDGLAPADSVNWGYNELVQGFWSGICGCIEQDPEVVRTCLDHGMDESTLVTAPMPAGPRAHVASNDIWILSISSGAKNPDGALAFYEWMMSPEQLIAYSKEASVLPTVKQGMDDPWFGRGFLRPFMDMATDTKLLQNWYPSYLPEMGEFIEVLVTEEQQKMLLGRQSPRETLDRLADFLDRAQKRYVDRHGPDTPGPPGPSEPSGQSGIS
- a CDS encoding sugar ABC transporter substrate-binding protein; the encoded protein is MSENPASRKLSRRNALKIGGGALLGAAVFGCGGSDDRTVLRFMTAQTREKHRSLEPLIAEFMELHPGIRIEHVKVPWDQAHSKYLTAILGGAPPDVMTIPSWWVTEFRAMGALEDLGPWVRDWPHLQGYTEQVKRLTRATMAFDGGQVFGLPTEVAVRSMFYRTEWLDEHGLAPAETREEWRALLEQITDPARQRYGYALRGARGGFWSWWPIAQEFAGSNAWFDADHRCVINGPDHVAGLSYWNDLYQDGLAPPDSLNWGFNELVQGFWSGLCGTMEQDPEVVRTCLEHGLDEDTLAITVMPAGPRARVALSDGGYTSMSSASRHKDEAWTFLSWLMAPEQRLRYCRDVNMIPPFAEAMKDPAFGQGLYRSFVEMVSDPAIMQNWYPNYLPEMGEFLEVRVTEEHQKMLLKRQSPQEALDRLADFLTRAQKKYVDRHGPDTPRPPV